One genomic segment of Candidatus Obscuribacterales bacterium includes these proteins:
- a CDS encoding Crp/Fnr family transcriptional regulator, producing MFSASSQPEASRPFLTWQRIIDWAQEHYRCRTFEKDERIPARPGLLYLVQCGSVRLVGEAQVSATGHTARSPHINSEEAFLGFVGAGQPFEIVAQSPFTLQSFAHVDQTSVIWMYWHDLDNWPHFRREVLDAFRYQHQRKLLWLSTLGQRRTIDRLLGFLTLLIEEFGEPCADGYCLPWVLTHAQIGSAIGSTRVTVTRLMGKLRQRGLITTYGDNLLCIPSQPES from the coding sequence ATGTTTTCAGCATCCTCCCAGCCAGAGGCCTCTCGCCCATTTTTAACTTGGCAGCGCATTATTGATTGGGCGCAGGAACATTATCGCTGTCGCACCTTTGAAAAAGATGAACGCATTCCTGCCCGTCCAGGGTTACTCTACCTGGTTCAATGTGGGTCTGTGCGGCTTGTTGGTGAAGCGCAGGTTAGTGCTACGGGGCATACGGCGCGATCGCCCCACATTAATTCGGAGGAGGCCTTTTTGGGGTTTGTTGGCGCAGGTCAACCCTTTGAAATTGTGGCCCAGTCGCCGTTTACCCTGCAGAGCTTCGCCCATGTAGACCAAACATCCGTAATTTGGATGTATTGGCATGATCTCGACAACTGGCCCCATTTCCGCCGGGAAGTTCTCGATGCTTTTCGCTATCAACATCAGCGTAAGCTACTTTGGCTAAGCACTTTGGGTCAACGGCGTACTATTGACCGGCTCTTAGGATTCCTAACCCTACTCATCGAAGAATTTGGTGAACCTTGTGCAGATGGCTATTGCTTACCTTGGGTACTCACCCATGCGCAAATCGGTAGCGCTATTGGTTCTACGAGGGTAACAGTAACTCGACTGATGGGTAAGTTACGCCAACGAGGGCTAATCACAACCTACGGCGATAATTTGCTCTGTATCCCATCTCAACCTGAGTCATAG